A single genomic interval of Sulfurovum sp. TSL6 harbors:
- a CDS encoding peptidylprolyl isomerase — translation MLKLAKTSLLAVAVMATSVVASDILVTVNGKNITKQDAQAFVSASAPQANFMELAPDEKKMVTERLIEKVLFTELAAQEGIDKKPEFKRNMEKIRDELLVNMWMKEQMDNAIVSESEAKAFYDKNAEKFMEKASMHARHILLKNEKDAQDIIDTLKPLKGEALKAKFIELAKAKSTGPSAPNGGDLGTFSKGQMVPEFSKAVWALENGQITTKPVKTQFGYHVIYLETKTEAKPASYEKVKDKIVTSLKQQQFTVKIKEVAKELKSKAKIVDMTEEVNTNKK, via the coding sequence ATGTTAAAACTAGCAAAAACTTCACTTCTCGCTGTGGCTGTCATGGCAACATCAGTAGTGGCGTCAGACATACTCGTAACCGTCAATGGTAAAAACATCACCAAACAGGATGCACAAGCATTTGTGTCTGCCTCTGCACCTCAGGCAAACTTCATGGAACTTGCTCCTGATGAGAAAAAAATGGTTACAGAGAGACTGATAGAAAAAGTCCTTTTTACAGAACTTGCAGCACAAGAGGGCATAGATAAAAAGCCTGAATTTAAAAGAAACATGGAAAAGATCAGAGATGAACTTTTAGTCAACATGTGGATGAAAGAACAGATGGATAATGCGATTGTAAGTGAGAGTGAAGCAAAAGCATTTTATGATAAAAACGCTGAAAAATTTATGGAAAAAGCTTCTATGCATGCAAGACATATCTTACTTAAAAATGAAAAAGATGCACAAGATATTATTGATACGCTAAAGCCACTTAAAGGTGAGGCACTCAAAGCAAAGTTTATCGAATTGGCTAAAGCTAAATCTACAGGACCTTCTGCACCAAATGGTGGAGATCTTGGTACGTTTAGTAAAGGTCAGATGGTACCGGAGTTTTCAAAAGCAGTGTGGGCACTTGAGAATGGTCAAATCACAACAAAACCTGTGAAAACACAGTTTGGTTACCATGTGATCTACCTTGAAACAAAGACAGAAGCGAAACCGGCTTCTTACGAAAAAGTGAAAGATAAGATCGTTACTTCACTCAAGCAACAGCAGTTTACTGTTAAAATTAAAGAAGTGGCAAAAGAACTTAAGAGTAAAGCTAAAATTGTAGATATGACAGAAGAAGTGAATACAAATAAAAAGTAA
- the nth gene encoding endonuclease III codes for MAKVKKATKKEIEEIKSIFLEHYPDSVTELEYRNLYELLIAVMLSAQCTDKRVNIITPALFKAYPDPVSLANADLDEVKSYINTCSFFNNKAKNLIKMAQSVVEYYGNEVPLERDELVKLAGVGQKTANVVMIEYTGANLMAVDTHVYRVAHRLGLSDAKTAVKCEEELSKKFKTDLHLLHQAMVLFGRYRCKAVKPECEGCFMEAHCKTKQTFKV; via the coding sequence ATGGCAAAAGTCAAAAAAGCAACCAAAAAAGAGATAGAAGAGATAAAAAGTATCTTTCTTGAACACTATCCTGATTCTGTCACTGAATTAGAGTATCGTAATCTTTATGAACTGCTTATTGCAGTTATGCTCTCTGCCCAATGTACAGATAAACGTGTGAATATCATCACCCCTGCTCTATTTAAAGCATATCCAGACCCAGTATCTCTTGCCAATGCCGACTTGGATGAAGTCAAATCATACATTAATACCTGTTCATTTTTTAACAACAAAGCCAAAAACCTCATCAAAATGGCACAGAGTGTGGTAGAATACTATGGCAATGAAGTCCCGCTGGAACGAGATGAGCTGGTCAAGCTTGCAGGGGTAGGTCAAAAAACAGCCAACGTCGTCATGATAGAGTATACCGGTGCCAATCTCATGGCGGTGGATACCCATGTATACAGGGTCGCACACCGTTTAGGACTCTCTGATGCCAAAACCGCTGTAAAATGTGAAGAAGAATTAAGTAAAAAATTCAAAACAGACCTACACTTACTTCATCAAGCGATGGTACTGTTTGGACGCTACAGATGTAAAGCGGTCAAACCTGAGTGTGAAGGATGCTTTATGGAAGCCCATTGCAAAACAAAACAAACCTTTAAAGTGTAA
- a CDS encoding M20/M25/M40 family metallo-hydrolase has protein sequence MSSIIEHFQTLTQIPHCSKIADRLLEFLVTFSKERGYDVEVDDVKNIYLSKGKPTLCLQAHYDMVCMGKAPVLETYIEDGWMKAKDSSLGADNGMAIAMMMQLMDEGQELEFLFTSDEEVGLIGANKVAFDLKSPYMLNLDSEDEAEVYIGCAGGVDITASKQDSYVDGTGYCYEVAVKGLVGGHSGVDIDKGIPSAIKVLGEYLYEQKITQLASMYAGERRNSIPANAVAIVRSESKLENTELVKVRELTERPKVLREGDKTIEMLHRFKHGVHAQNEELGIPDVSINLAIITADEKGGLLVETSARAMDAVKLENISKETLAFFNAYGYQVKLEDKYPAWKPDISDFTNLVSQEMQSVFGKTKMMAIHAGLECGVIAEKYPAMKFASIGPTIRYPHSTREMVDLESVERTFEVVKQIIRSVNEEQKRY, from the coding sequence ATGTCATCCATCATCGAACACTTTCAAACCCTGACACAGATCCCACACTGCAGTAAAATAGCAGATAGATTATTGGAATTTTTAGTTACGTTTTCTAAAGAAAGAGGGTATGACGTTGAAGTAGACGACGTTAAAAATATTTACCTATCAAAAGGGAAACCGACACTTTGTCTTCAAGCACATTATGACATGGTCTGTATGGGCAAGGCTCCTGTTTTGGAAACCTATATAGAAGATGGCTGGATGAAAGCCAAAGATTCTTCATTGGGTGCAGATAACGGTATGGCCATAGCGATGATGATGCAGCTTATGGATGAAGGCCAAGAGTTAGAGTTTCTATTTACTTCTGATGAAGAGGTGGGACTCATAGGGGCAAACAAAGTTGCTTTTGATCTTAAAAGTCCATACATGCTAAACCTGGACAGTGAAGATGAAGCAGAAGTCTATATAGGGTGTGCAGGCGGCGTCGATATTACAGCTTCAAAACAAGACAGTTATGTGGATGGAACTGGGTATTGTTATGAAGTGGCAGTCAAAGGACTGGTGGGTGGACATTCAGGTGTAGATATAGATAAAGGTATTCCTTCTGCGATAAAAGTACTGGGTGAGTATTTATATGAACAGAAGATCACACAGCTAGCAAGTATGTATGCAGGAGAACGACGTAATTCTATTCCGGCGAATGCAGTGGCCATTGTACGTAGTGAATCGAAGTTGGAGAATACAGAGTTGGTCAAAGTACGTGAACTCACCGAGAGACCGAAAGTATTGCGTGAGGGTGATAAAACCATAGAGATGTTACATAGATTTAAGCATGGCGTACATGCACAAAATGAGGAGCTGGGTATTCCTGATGTCAGTATCAATCTGGCTATTATTACAGCAGATGAGAAAGGCGGACTTCTTGTAGAAACAAGTGCACGTGCCATGGATGCAGTGAAGCTTGAAAATATTTCAAAAGAGACATTGGCATTTTTTAATGCTTACGGTTATCAAGTAAAACTTGAAGATAAATACCCTGCATGGAAACCAGACATCAGTGATTTTACAAATCTTGTCAGTCAAGAGATGCAATCTGTGTTCGGTAAAACAAAGATGATGGCGATACATGCAGGACTTGAATGCGGTGTGATTGCAGAGAAATACCCTGCTATGAAGTTTGCTTCCATCGGTCCAACGATCCGTTACCCTCATTCTACTAGAGAGATGGTGGATTTGGAATCCGTTGAACGTACGTTTGAAGTAGTGAAACAGATCATAAGATCAGTGAATGAAGAGCAGAAGAGGTATTGA
- a CDS encoding CPXCG motif-containing cysteine-rich protein, whose protein sequence is MEHFFTCPYCWERISMILDSSEEESDYIEDCEVCCRPIELLFRFSGENLVSFEAKKMEGI, encoded by the coding sequence ATGGAACATTTCTTTACCTGTCCCTACTGCTGGGAACGTATCTCTATGATACTGGACAGTTCTGAGGAAGAAAGCGATTATATAGAAGACTGTGAAGTATGCTGTCGTCCCATAGAACTTCTTTTTAGGTTTTCTGGAGAGAATTTAGTGAGTTTTGAGGCGAAAAAAATGGAAGGGATCTAA
- a CDS encoding DUF1653 domain-containing protein translates to MKLEKGVYRHYKGNLYEVFMTAQHSETEEWMVVYKALYGDEGMWVRPYEMFVEKVEVEGVFIPRFEKIDGEG, encoded by the coding sequence ATGAAATTAGAAAAAGGAGTGTATAGACACTATAAAGGGAATCTTTATGAGGTTTTCATGACAGCACAACACTCAGAGACTGAAGAGTGGATGGTGGTCTATAAGGCTTTGTATGGTGATGAAGGAATGTGGGTACGTCCCTATGAGATGTTTGTGGAAAAAGTTGAGGTAGAGGGTGTCTTTATACCTCGCTTTGAAAAGATAGACGGTGAAGGTTAG
- a CDS encoding cytochrome b/b6 domain-containing protein has protein sequence MKQWRLDFRVWHWVHATVILGLLGTVFLRKTFLSWRANAELLTQKLSEINIAVTADQAKGLATAIRAPMWEWHILLGYALAALLLWRLLLFFTQSGKMNYLNYKEKTLHKKMVTLSYVFLYAGLLFMAMTGLTIHFYEALSLTKDTAHDIKETHELVYNAILIFVPLHIIGVIVAESRDEKGIISDMIHGGNRT, from the coding sequence GTGAAACAATGGCGTTTAGATTTTAGAGTTTGGCACTGGGTACATGCAACAGTCATTTTAGGTCTGTTAGGAACAGTATTTTTACGAAAAACCTTTTTAAGTTGGAGAGCCAATGCTGAACTTCTTACTCAAAAACTTTCAGAGATAAACATTGCAGTCACGGCTGATCAAGCCAAAGGACTTGCCACAGCCATCCGTGCTCCTATGTGGGAGTGGCACATCCTCTTAGGATATGCATTGGCCGCTTTGCTCCTTTGGAGACTCCTGCTCTTTTTTACCCAAAGTGGGAAAATGAACTACCTGAACTACAAAGAAAAGACGCTACATAAAAAAATGGTAACTCTGAGTTATGTCTTTCTCTATGCTGGCCTTCTATTTATGGCAATGACAGGATTGACCATTCACTTTTATGAAGCACTTTCTCTTACAAAAGATACAGCCCATGACATCAAAGAAACCCATGAACTTGTTTACAATGCCATATTGATCTTTGTACCCCTGCATATTATCGGGGTTATTGTTGCTGAGAGCAGAGATGAAAAAGGGATTATTTCAGATATGATCCATGGAGGGAACAGAACTTGA
- the metH gene encoding methionine synthase: MSITETIKSLLQERILVIDGAMGTQIQDLTVPAEAWIDDKGVDQEGCNELLNHTAPELIGRIHKRYAMAGADLLKTNTFGTMPWVLDEYQMGERAYELSKKGAQLVKEVCNEYGTQESPKFVLGSIGPGTKLPSLGHIHYDEMYEGYKLVALGLIDGGCDVFLLETCQDPLQIKAALHACQDANEERNVQLPIMVSVTIELSGSMLIGTNAETIVTILEPFDILSLGLNCGTGPDQVKKHLKTLSELCAIPISVHANAGLPQNRGGYTYYPMGPDEFTEKQLEFTGYDGVSFLGGCCGTTPQHIQALKKAVEALVPKKPTGSIEPSIASLFNTVELFQEPAPLLIGERSNATGSKAFRELILASDYEGTLTVGQAQVRDGAHMLDVNVEFAGRDGAKDMRAVMELYNQKIPLPLMPDATRPNTIEEGLKCIGGKPIINSTNLEDGEENFETYCKLAKKYGAVLVCLVIDEEGMARSKEKKVAVAKRMYELAVHKHGLEPQNIMFDMLAFTVGTGEEEDRLAGKNAYEAIKEIHEIYPEVGSTLGLSNISFGLEKHARFYLNSVFLHHCVQAGMTSVIINVKHIIPLAKMTAEDIAICEELLFTPDEKSLFKFIDHFADAVVEDEGADEAYEAMSNEEKIKKLLMDGDKERMIPLVEEARHEIHPDVIVNEILIDAMKVVGELFGSGQMQLPFVLQSAETMKATVDYLNPHLTKQEKETDTTLVIGTVKGDVHDVGKNLVDIILSNNGFKVVNVGIKTELQEYLDIVEKQSIQAIGMSGLLVKSTAVMRENLETMAEMGMEIPVLLGGAALTRAFVDDFCRPIYKGPIFYCRDAFDGVIAMSRIEKYNEDNAVGLDTRLAGDMEERVEKVKKEVVIPPFEEIEMPEKVEIPTPPFWGRRVLQKEDLDLSMIYEWINTRSVFKMHWGYKSKGMDKEAYQKLIDETVYPAFERLKKEFIEKDLFEPTIIYGYYPCRSDDQELFLFDESEGWNVDANANREPLNKVIGRAVTKFSFPRQGRKPHRALSDFYRHDRHDVIALTCVSAGAKFSAYEKELYDAGKYLEYNMVHGLSVELAEALAEVVHKQIRLDLNITAEDEGHTLRDVRMNRYQGARYSFGYPACPDLEQSRELFDMLKPEEFGIELSETFQIVPEQSTTALVVHHKSATYYSL, encoded by the coding sequence TTGTCTATTACAGAAACAATCAAATCACTTTTACAAGAGCGTATACTCGTCATCGATGGTGCGATGGGTACACAGATACAAGACCTTACAGTTCCAGCTGAAGCATGGATAGATGATAAAGGTGTGGATCAGGAGGGATGTAATGAACTGCTTAACCATACAGCACCAGAGCTTATAGGGCGTATCCATAAGCGGTATGCTATGGCGGGTGCTGATCTACTCAAAACGAATACTTTTGGTACGATGCCATGGGTACTGGATGAGTATCAGATGGGTGAACGTGCCTATGAACTTTCCAAAAAAGGCGCTCAGCTTGTCAAAGAGGTCTGTAATGAATATGGCACGCAAGAGTCACCGAAGTTTGTCTTAGGTTCAATAGGACCGGGGACAAAGCTTCCCTCTCTGGGACACATTCATTATGACGAAATGTATGAGGGATATAAACTTGTTGCACTTGGGCTTATAGATGGGGGATGTGATGTCTTTCTTTTAGAAACATGTCAAGATCCTCTACAGATCAAAGCTGCTTTACATGCCTGCCAGGACGCAAATGAAGAGAGAAATGTTCAACTTCCTATCATGGTATCCGTAACGATAGAGCTTAGTGGATCTATGCTGATAGGTACCAATGCTGAGACTATTGTTACTATCTTGGAGCCATTTGATATTCTCTCTTTAGGATTGAACTGTGGTACAGGTCCGGATCAGGTTAAAAAGCATCTCAAAACACTCTCTGAGCTTTGTGCTATACCTATCTCGGTACATGCGAATGCGGGACTTCCTCAAAACCGTGGAGGGTATACCTACTATCCTATGGGGCCGGATGAATTCACCGAAAAACAACTGGAGTTTACAGGGTATGACGGCGTAAGTTTTCTTGGTGGATGTTGTGGTACAACGCCTCAACACATTCAAGCACTCAAAAAAGCAGTGGAAGCTTTAGTACCCAAAAAACCTACGGGTAGCATAGAACCTTCTATTGCTTCACTTTTTAATACGGTAGAACTTTTCCAGGAACCAGCACCACTGCTCATAGGTGAACGAAGTAATGCTACGGGTTCTAAAGCATTTAGAGAGCTTATCTTAGCCAGTGATTATGAAGGTACACTGACTGTAGGCCAGGCACAGGTGCGTGATGGGGCGCATATGCTTGATGTCAATGTGGAGTTCGCAGGGCGTGACGGGGCTAAGGATATGCGAGCGGTCATGGAGCTCTATAACCAGAAGATACCGCTTCCTCTGATGCCCGATGCAACACGACCCAATACCATAGAAGAGGGGCTTAAGTGTATCGGTGGAAAGCCTATCATCAACTCAACGAACCTGGAAGATGGAGAAGAGAACTTTGAAACCTATTGTAAGTTAGCCAAAAAGTATGGGGCTGTGCTTGTCTGTCTTGTGATAGATGAAGAGGGGATGGCAAGAAGCAAAGAGAAGAAAGTCGCAGTGGCTAAACGAATGTACGAACTTGCCGTGCACAAACATGGACTGGAACCTCAAAACATTATGTTCGATATGCTGGCCTTTACTGTGGGTACGGGTGAAGAAGAAGATAGGTTAGCGGGAAAGAATGCCTATGAAGCCATTAAAGAGATACATGAGATCTACCCTGAAGTAGGTTCGACACTTGGACTTTCAAACATTTCATTTGGTTTGGAAAAACATGCGAGATTCTATTTGAATTCTGTTTTCTTGCATCACTGTGTGCAGGCAGGTATGACCTCTGTGATCATTAATGTGAAGCACATTATTCCACTGGCTAAAATGACAGCCGAGGACATTGCTATTTGTGAAGAATTACTTTTTACACCAGATGAGAAATCACTCTTTAAATTCATCGACCATTTTGCAGATGCTGTGGTAGAAGATGAAGGTGCAGATGAAGCCTATGAAGCTATGAGCAATGAAGAGAAGATCAAAAAACTTCTTATGGATGGTGACAAAGAACGGATGATACCTTTGGTAGAAGAGGCACGTCATGAAATACACCCGGATGTGATCGTAAATGAAATCCTTATAGACGCGATGAAAGTGGTGGGTGAACTCTTTGGTTCAGGGCAGATGCAGTTACCATTTGTGCTTCAAAGTGCTGAGACGATGAAAGCAACGGTAGATTACCTCAATCCCCATTTGACCAAGCAAGAAAAAGAGACAGATACCACACTGGTCATAGGTACTGTGAAAGGTGATGTACATGATGTGGGTAAAAATCTTGTAGATATTATCCTTTCAAATAATGGATTTAAAGTAGTGAACGTCGGGATAAAAACCGAACTGCAGGAGTATCTCGACATTGTAGAGAAACAATCTATCCAGGCGATCGGTATGTCCGGACTGTTGGTGAAGTCCACGGCGGTGATGAGAGAGAATCTTGAAACGATGGCCGAGATGGGTATGGAGATACCGGTACTTTTAGGAGGAGCAGCACTTACACGCGCTTTTGTAGATGATTTCTGCAGACCTATTTATAAAGGCCCTATATTCTACTGTCGTGATGCATTTGACGGCGTTATCGCTATGAGTCGTATCGAGAAGTATAATGAAGATAACGCTGTAGGATTGGATACGCGTCTGGCCGGAGATATGGAAGAACGTGTTGAAAAAGTAAAAAAAGAGGTTGTGATACCACCGTTTGAAGAGATAGAAATGCCTGAGAAGGTAGAGATACCCACACCGCCATTCTGGGGAAGAAGAGTCCTTCAAAAAGAAGACTTGGATCTCTCTATGATCTACGAGTGGATCAATACACGTTCTGTCTTTAAGATGCACTGGGGTTATAAGAGCAAAGGTATGGATAAAGAAGCCTATCAAAAGCTCATAGACGAGACCGTCTATCCTGCTTTTGAACGTTTGAAAAAAGAGTTTATCGAAAAAGATCTTTTTGAACCGACGATCATCTACGGATATTATCCTTGTAGGAGTGATGATCAGGAATTGTTCTTGTTCGATGAGAGTGAAGGGTGGAATGTCGATGCCAATGCCAACCGTGAACCTTTAAACAAAGTCATCGGTAGGGCAGTCACAAAATTCTCTTTTCCTAGACAAGGCAGAAAACCTCACCGGGCACTTTCCGACTTTTACAGACATGACAGACACGATGTCATTGCACTTACCTGTGTGAGTGCAGGTGCGAAATTCTCTGCCTATGAAAAAGAGCTTTACGATGCAGGTAAATACCTGGAGTATAATATGGTACACGGGCTCTCAGTGGAACTTGCTGAAGCACTGGCTGAAGTGGTACACAAACAGATACGTTTGGATCTCAACATCACTGCCGAAGATGAAGGTCATACTTTACGTGATGTACGTATGAACCGTTACCAGGGGGCTAGATATTCGTTCGGGTACCCAGCATGTCCCGATCTGGAACAGAGCAGAGAGTTGTTTGATATGTTAAAACCTGAAGAGTTTGGTATAGAACTCTCTGAAACATTCCAGATAGTTCCCGAACAGAGTACTACTGCCTTGGTGGTGCACCATAAAAGTGCGACGTATTATTCGTTATAG
- a CDS encoding PAS domain-containing protein, which produces MGKTVKNTITGKEITKPDPVDIEVPFDGGVMITETDTAGIITYANRKFRELTGYTKEELIGSPHSINRHPDMPKAAFKELWETIKGGNYWEGFVKNMTSEGKYYNVVVWIKPKLDDDGNIIGYIAGRKIPDKDLMQRAFDKYKVMKNNEI; this is translated from the coding sequence ATGGGAAAAACAGTTAAAAACACTATTACCGGTAAAGAAATCACAAAACCAGATCCTGTAGATATAGAGGTACCATTTGATGGTGGTGTGATGATTACGGAAACAGATACGGCAGGTATCATTACTTATGCTAACCGTAAATTTCGTGAACTTACCGGTTATACAAAAGAAGAACTCATTGGATCACCACACAGTATAAACAGACATCCGGATATGCCAAAAGCAGCGTTCAAAGAGTTATGGGAAACAATAAAAGGTGGTAACTACTGGGAAGGTTTTGTAAAAAATATGACCAGTGAAGGCAAATATTACAATGTTGTTGTGTGGATAAAACCTAAATTAGACGATGATGGCAATATCATCGGATATATTGCAGGAAGAAAAATTCCTGATAAAGACCTCATGCAAAGAGCTTTCGACAAATACAAGGTCATGAAGAATAATGAAATATAG
- the lpxD gene encoding UDP-3-O-(3-hydroxymyristoyl)glucosamine N-acyltransferase, with product MTYPLSEITEHIGLDFQGEDLIIEGIHTLSEATSTQLSFFTDSKYASQLADTKAAAVLIDEKHAGLLPSGTIALITDEAYLKLALASKFFAHKLGSEASQPTVGEACDIDKSVSFGKNVKLGDNVTLLAGCYVGDNVTIGSGTLLHPNVTLYHHTEIGSECIIHSGTVIGCDGYGFAHTKLGEHVKIYQNGNVVVENDVEIGANCAIDRAVFGTTYIRKGTKLDNLIQIAHNCDVGEHTLCAAQVGLAGSTTLGRNVVMGGQSATAGHLEVGDFATIAGKGGVTKSLEGGKTYAGFPAIDHKMWLRLQAKIMGLVKGKK from the coding sequence ATGACTTACCCACTCTCAGAAATAACAGAACATATTGGCTTAGACTTTCAAGGTGAAGATCTCATTATAGAAGGGATACACACACTGAGTGAAGCTACATCCACACAACTTAGTTTTTTTACGGATAGTAAATATGCTTCACAATTGGCAGATACCAAGGCTGCTGCGGTACTGATCGATGAAAAGCATGCAGGGTTACTGCCTTCTGGAACGATTGCGCTGATTACAGATGAAGCGTATCTTAAATTGGCACTGGCCTCTAAGTTCTTCGCACATAAACTTGGGAGTGAGGCCTCACAGCCTACTGTCGGTGAGGCATGTGATATAGATAAGAGCGTCTCTTTTGGTAAAAATGTCAAACTGGGCGACAATGTTACACTCTTGGCAGGTTGCTATGTGGGTGATAATGTGACGATTGGTTCAGGGACACTTCTCCATCCAAATGTGACCCTGTATCATCATACAGAAATAGGTTCTGAGTGTATCATTCATAGTGGTACAGTGATCGGTTGTGATGGGTACGGTTTTGCACATACAAAGCTTGGTGAACATGTGAAGATCTATCAGAATGGTAATGTTGTTGTAGAAAATGATGTAGAGATCGGTGCAAACTGTGCCATAGACAGAGCCGTATTCGGTACAACATATATCCGTAAAGGTACCAAACTCGATAACCTTATACAGATCGCACATAACTGTGATGTCGGTGAGCATACCCTTTGTGCTGCTCAAGTGGGTCTTGCAGGTTCTACGACTTTAGGCAGAAATGTAGTCATGGGTGGACAAAGTGCCACTGCAGGACATTTGGAAGTGGGTGACTTTGCAACTATCGCAGGGAAAGGCGGTGTTACCAAGTCTCTTGAAGGTGGCAAAACCTATGCAGGTTTTCCTGCTATTGATCATAAAATGTGGTTGCGTTTGCAAGCTAAAATAATGGGGTTGGTCAAAGGTAAAAAATAG
- the ilvN gene encoding acetolactate synthase small subunit, which produces MESSMNKRRVISVIVLNESSVLARVTSLFAARGYNIASLTVAPIPESEMSHITIETNGSAKVMEQITKQLHKLIPVYKVIEHEEMVEKEMVLVKFPITEHLSDIGALCAAYNGGIANVGKEMIIAMVADDPKRTQHFIEAAQRYNPFEIVRGGVVAIER; this is translated from the coding sequence ATGGAAAGTTCTATGAATAAAAGACGTGTTATTTCTGTGATCGTATTGAATGAGAGTTCTGTTCTTGCACGTGTCACATCACTTTTTGCAGCACGTGGGTATAACATCGCATCACTCACTGTGGCACCTATACCTGAGAGTGAAATGTCACATATTACGATCGAAACGAATGGTTCTGCCAAAGTCATGGAGCAGATCACTAAGCAACTGCATAAGCTGATCCCTGTATATAAGGTTATTGAGCATGAAGAGATGGTTGAAAAAGAGATGGTATTAGTGAAGTTTCCTATTACAGAACACTTAAGTGATATCGGAGCATTGTGTGCGGCTTATAATGGTGGTATCGCAAATGTGGGTAAAGAGATGATCATCGCCATGGTAGCGGATGATCCAAAACGTACACAGCATTTCATAGAAGCAGCACAACGTTACAACCCTTTTGAGATTGTACGTGGCGGTGTTGTCGCTATAGAAAGATAA